GTATTAGATTGTCGTGGTCGATCAACATAACTACCGGAATACTGGTAGGTGAAATCGACTTTTTTATAGGTGACTGGCATGGGGGCTGTGCTTCGTTGACAGTAGATTATTGTGGGAGTGTTTTCGGATACAAGGTGGGGTAAGTTTACATTCCAAAAATGATTTTTCTTAAGCTCTTTTTGGGATAATTCGTTAAAAATTTTTGTTGTCCAATGGGTCACTAAGTCCCAATCAATTTCTAGGGGTTGCCGAATAAAATGGGAAAAGGCGATCGCCCGTTTACCGAGAATGGTTGCTTCCCGTACTGCCGCGACCGTACCAGAAGTGTATATATCAACCCCAAGATTTCCCCCAGCATTGACCCCCGATAAAACCCAGTCCACATCTTGGGCAAATTCGGCTAAACCTAATCTCGCACAATCGGCTGGCGTACCGTCAACGGCATAGGCTTTTTCTGAACGTTGCTCCACCGTAATCGGCGATCGCACCGTAAAGCGGTGGCCACATTCCGACATCTGATACTTTGGTGCCACAATCGTCTTCTGGCCGGCGATCGCCCGATCTAGAGCCGCGATGCCCGGTGCATCGATGCCATCATCATTCGTTAAAAGAAATTTCACTAAAACTTACGATCCTAAATACGCTTCAAGAACTTGATCATTATTTTGAATTTCCGTGGGCGTGCCATCCGCCAAATTTGTACCTTCCGCTAAAACCCAAACATGATGACACAGCGTCATAATCACATCCATATTGTGCTCGATTACCAAAAACGAAATCCCTTCACTATTCCAACGCACAATGTGCTCACAAATTTGATTAATAAGAGTGGGATTGACCCCCGCAGCAGGCTCATCCAGCAAAATTAATTTGGGGTCACTCATCATCGCCCGCGCAATTTCCAGCAATTTCCGTTGACCACCGGACAAAGCCCCCGCATAATCCTGCGCCTTTTCCGCCAAACCAACAGACTCTAAAATTGTCATCGCCTTATCGCGATTTGCCCTTTCCTGCTGCCGAATATTGCCGGGCTGAAACCAAACCTTCAAGAGATTTTCACCAGTCTGCTGTTGTGCCGCGAGGAGCATATTT
This genomic interval from [Limnothrix rosea] IAM M-220 contains the following:
- the surE gene encoding 5'/3'-nucleotidase SurE translates to MKFLLTNDDGIDAPGIAALDRAIAGQKTIVAPKYQMSECGHRFTVRSPITVEQRSEKAYAVDGTPADCARLGLAEFAQDVDWVLSGVNAGGNLGVDIYTSGTVAAVREATILGKRAIAFSHFIRQPLEIDWDLVTHWTTKIFNELSQKELKKNHFWNVNLPHLVSENTPTIIYCQRSTAPMPVTYKKVDFTYQYSGSYVDRPRQSNTDVDICFSGNIAITQISI
- a CDS encoding ABC transporter ATP-binding protein, which codes for MLLQASGLHKSFGGIRAVQNASIDVPQGNITGLIGPNGAGKTTLFNLLSNFIQPDQGKVIFNGQEIQHLPSHEIALKGFVRTFQVARVLSRLSVMENMLLAAQQQTGENLLKVWFQPGNIRQQERANRDKAMTILESVGLAEKAQDYAGALSGGQRKLLEIARAMMSDPKLILLDEPAAGVNPTLINQICEHIVRWNSEGISFLVIEHNMDVIMTLCHHVWVLAEGTNLADGTPTEIQNNDQVLEAYLGS